From one Humulus lupulus chromosome 8, drHumLupu1.1, whole genome shotgun sequence genomic stretch:
- the LOC133798700 gene encoding two-component response regulator ORR4-like, protein MGLAAKSDHFHVLAVDDSIIDRKLIEALLKTSSYQVTAVDSGSKALEFLGLNNNNNNEEEEEESGATTFSPFSSAHHHSHHDDQDIMEVNLIITDYFMPGMTGYDLLKKVKESKSLKDIPVVIMSSENEPSRISRCLEDGAEEFFLKPVQLSDVKKLRPHLLKGIRSDIDNQTKIMEQNQSAADLEFESL, encoded by the exons ATGGGTTTGGCTGCTAAGTCAGATCACTTTCATGTGTTGGCTGTGGATGACAGCATCATAGACAGAAAATTGATTGAAGCTCTTCTCAAGACTTCTTCCTACCAAG TTACTGCAGTAGATTCTGGAAGTAAAGCATTAGAGTTTCTGGgtctcaataataataataataatgaagaagaagaagaagagagtggaGCAACAACTTTTTCACCTTTTTCTTCAGCTCATCATCATTCTCATCATGATGATCAGGACATTATGGAAGTCAATTTGATCATTACAGATTACTTTATGCCTGGAATGACTGGCTATGATCTCCTCAAGAAAGTTAAG GAATCAAAATCTCTTAAAGATATACCAGTTGTCATCATGTCCTCTGAGAATGAACCATCCAGAATCAGCAG GTGCTTGGAAGATGGAGCTGAGGAATTCTTCTTGAAACCAGTTCagttgtcagatgtgaagaagcTAAGACCCCATTTGTTAAAGGGAATAAGATCTGATATTGACAATCAAACCAAGATTATGGAACAAAACCAATCAGCTGCTGACTTGGAATTTGAGTCTCtataa